Proteins from one Mixophyes fleayi isolate aMixFle1 chromosome 9, aMixFle1.hap1, whole genome shotgun sequence genomic window:
- the LOC142101898 gene encoding olfactory receptor 11L1-like has product MAVNNQHNTTPIFVLLGLDNVPQLCSLSFVCFLSIYLMTLVGNVIVLTAIVSDARLHSPMYFFLANLSVLEMSYTTVTVPNILNNILRQSNIISFWACISQVYLFTLCATTECVLLVVMAYDRYVAICIPLRYRIIMSQALCLRLASTAWASGVVNSIVQSLPTSLLPYCSFNKIDRLYCEVQPLLQLSCSDTSINKMLTTVSALVFGVGFMSFILVTYVFIVVALLRMPSLSGRLKAFSTCSSHITVVTMYYGALIFMYLRPTSSDSHKVDSVISAVYCMVIPVLNPIIYSLRNKDVKRAIRKIVQIKIPNNMWRGNV; this is encoded by the coding sequence ATGGCTGTCAACaatcaacacaacacaacacCCATATTCGTTCTCTTGGGTCTCGACAATGTTCCTCAGCTTTGTTCTCTTTCTTTTGTATGCTTCTTGAGTATTTATCTGATGACTTTAGTTGGCAACGTTATAGTCCTCACAGCTATTGTCTCAGATGCCCGCCTTCATTCGCCCATGTACTTCTTTTTGGCCAACCTCTCCGTCTTAGAGATGTCCTACACCACCGTGACTGTGCCCAACATCCTCAACAACATCTTAAGACAAAGTAACATAATTTCCTTCTGGGCCTGTATCTCTCAGGTTTATCTCTTCACACTGTGCGCCACCACCGAGTGCGTTCTACTTGTCGTCATGGCCTATGACCGGTACGTCGCCATCTGTATCCCCTTAAGATACAGGATTATCATGAGTCAAGCACTGTGCCTCCGGTTAGCGTCTACAGCTTGGGCCAGTGGAGTTGTAAACTCCATCGTCCAATCCCTCCCAACGTCTCTCCTGCCTTATTGTAGTTTCAACAAGATTGATCGATTATACTGTGAGGTTCAACCACTGCTGCAGTTGTCCTGCAGCGACACTTCCATCAACAAGATGCTGACCACTGTCTCTGCCTTAGTATTTGGGGTCGGGTTCATGAGCTTTATTTTGGTGACCTATGTCTTTATAGTTGTGGCCCTTCTCCGAATGCCATCGTTGTCTGGGAGGCTGAAGGCTTTTTCCACCTGCAGCTCCCACATAACCGTGGTCACCATGTATTACGGAGCCCTGATCTTCATGTACTTGAGGCCAACGTCCAGCGATTCCCACAAAGTAGACAGTGTGATTTCTGCCGTCTACTGCATGGTCATCCCGGTGCTGAACCCCATCATCTACAGCCTCAGAAACAAGGACGTCAAACGTGCCATAAGGAAAATAGTTCAGATTAAAATACCCAATAACATGTGGAGGGGCAATGTGTGA